CTTTGCCTTAATCACATCCTGATCACAGCACAGTTCCATATCCTTGTCCGCAGCTTTCGTCATCATATAAACAACAGGGTTATACCAATGTAGAATAAGTGCAAATATAAACATTCCTTTAAATTTCAGATCATTCCGCATATAATGAGTCAGTTCGTGAGTTAAAATGATTTTCAGGTCTGCCTCACTATAATCCCTTTCAGGAATAAAAATAGCCGGTCTAATGATGCCAGCGATCATGGGTGATACAATCTTAGGACACTGATACATTGAAAGAGGGGACTTTCTTTTATTCCTTGATAAAATCTCAGCTTGAATTTGATCCGTATTCTCACTTTGGATAGATCTGCTGCTATTTTTTATAGTATGGATAAAATGAAGATAGACGCCTAACAAATAAACTGCTACAATGCAAACTCCCATAATCCATATTATTGGAATCCACTGCGGTCCTACATCAATTAGTTTTGACCAAATCGAAACCTGATGATTCTCTGCAATCATTTGAAAGCTGACCGGCTCTGTGGAAATTGGGACTGCGGGAGTCACGGCATTATTCTTTATTACCGTGACCCCAGACTGAATTCTTTCACTGCTGACCACCAAACGCAGAATAAGCCCTACCGGTATAATCAAAAACAGTGCGAATACTTTCCATACATTAAAGCGCCATGCTGCGTGGTAGCGTCTGTTCAGTGCTGGTGAAATTAGAAATACGAATAGAATCAGAACAGCTATAATCCCGCCGGTCAATACGGTATTGTAAAACAATGTGTCAATCACAGGTATCACCTTCCTTCAACTTCGAAAGGAGCGTCTGCAAGCTGCTTATTTCTTGCTCCGTCAGATCGCTACTGTTGCATACTGATGCGACAAATTTTTTTATGGAATTATCGTATAAGTTTTTTAAAATGCTTTTGCCCTCAAAAGCCACGTATTCGTCCTTTGTGACCAGCGGACTGTATACATACTCCTTACCCCTGTGCCCAAAATTTAAAAACCCATTTTGAGTCAACCTATTCAATAACGTGTTAAGTGTGGTTATCTTCCATTGACTATCTGGCAGTTTTCTTTGAATTTCATTTCTCGTTATTGGCTCATCTGCCTCCCAAACTGCAAGCATAACTTCAAGCTGAGCTGCTGGTAAATGTTTCATTTCATATCCTCCTTCTATTTTAATTCACCATTCACTAATTTATCTGACACATTAATACTACATCAGTAGTATTAATGTGTCAATACGAAATTTAGATATAAAAAAGCCTCTACGAGGCACTTTTAGTTCGTATTTTAATAGTAGCTTTTTATAATACTCCGTTATATCTCAAGCAATATTTCCTACGTAATAAAAAACCCCGCGTTTGACGCGGGGATAGTTCTTATCAACAGCTCTTTTTAAAAAGAAATAACAGAAACTCAATTCCATTGCTCAGACAACAAGAACTCACGGATATTCACATGCTTTAGCCCGTCTCTACTCATATCAAATTCATCATACGACACAACATATTTGGGAAAATTATCCCTGATCGTATCATATGCTCCAAATTCACGCTGAATCGTTTCCTCGGATGCCAGCAGATAAGCCACCTGTACATAAAGCTTTTGCGGTATTGAGTAAACATCATTCTCGAATCGGCGTCAGGGAAAACGGTATGATACAGCTCCGAAAACTCTCTAAAGGAAATCCGAAGCTTTCCAAAGTCAAGCCGAACAGTAACTATAGACTTCATGCGTCTGCATCAGGAATAATGCCACCACATACGTTCCTCTTCCGAGCTTTCAGCGATATTTCCCTCATTTTCGGATACGGCATTTTCGATATATTTCACAAATTCCCCAAGGGTATGAAAAGTATGAACCTTTTCATCTTGTATGGAGATTTTAAATTTTTTCTCACATTCCATGACTAGCTTGACCATCTGAATTTTCTCCATATCAAACTCCGGCGTCAATGCCATATCTAAAGTAATCTGCTCCTCTTCCAGCTCGAAATCCAAATCTAAAATATCCGCCAGTATTCTGGCCACTTTACCAAAAATCAAATGAAATCCCTCCTTTACCCTAATAGAGGACTTTTTTGCCCTGTATAAAATAGGTTGAGCCGATGAAGCGCTCTGGTACATCCAATATACAAAAGCTGTTGATCTGCTTCTGTAGTGTAATGCTCTCCATCCGTGTCACAAAGCAATACCGCATCGAACTCCAGCCCTTTTGCCATATAGAGCGGCAGTATGCAAACACCTCGGATATCAGCAATAGCATCGCTGTTGATACAGCGAATTTCCAACCGATCTTTTAATCGTTGATATACAGCCATCGCATCCCTTTCTGTTTTACACAATAACCCGACGGATTGATAATTTTCCTCCCGGCACAGTTGTATTTCTTTAATGAGCAGCTCATCCAGCCCTTCCTGATTTCGAGCCTCGTAAATTTCCGGTACTCTTCCTGACCGGCTGAAGCTTTGGATTTCTGATTCTTTTTGAAGAAACCTCTTGCTGAAATCCAAAATTTCATTGGTACACCGGAAGCTTTTATTCATAGTTATCAAGACAGACCGTTTCTTATCTAAAATTTTGTTGATTTCATCAAAGAAATCCATTGCCTCCGGTTTTTCTATGGTCTGATAGATATCCCCTAAGATCGTATACCTCGCTTGGGGAAAAAGCATCTGTAGCAGTTCAAAGTGGAGCGGATAATAATCCTGGGCTTCATCGACCACCACTTGCTTAATAAATTTACCATACTGGAAGCCATACAGCCTTAGCTGCAAAAATGCCAGCGCCAACCCATCTTCAAGCGGAATTTGATCCCCTTTCAAGTTCTCCTGAGTGTTCTTAAAAATAAGATCCATATCTTCCGGCAGGGAAATGCCCTCTGCTAAACGGCAGAAATAATTCAAATTGCTAAAGAGTTTTTTATAATAAGCATAGACATCCAACTTAGTAAATTGCTGGATCCGGTGAGCCAGTTCCGTGCTTTCATCGATGGATAAAAGCCTTGCGAATTCTTCCACCTCATAGACATGTTGTGGGTAGGTCCTCACAAATTCCTTTAACTTCTTCATGCGAGCTTTTCGCATTTTTTGTATGTCCTTAAATATGGATTCTTCCAGTCTTTGCAAACGCAGACCCAAAGGCATTGCCTTTTTCTGCTGTAAAACTGTCATCTTCAATAAGTCTCGGCTTGCGATACATGTTCCATCGTAATCAATATCACTGAACTCCAGCCATTTCCTTGGAATATCCTCTATGAAACGCTCCAGAATTTCCTTGAATTCAGGGGAAGCCTTGAATGCCACGCTTTTTTTCATCAATCTGAACTTGTCCGGATCATCGCAAGTTAATAGGCCCTCTAATAGCTGATGCCTTTTTTGAATAAGCAAAGATGGCAGGATGGTCTGGAGCACATCATCAAAGTTGACCGATTCCACGTGATCCTCCCCCAGTTCCGGCAGGACATTGGAGATGTATTGCTCAAACAGGGAATTGGGAGAGATAATGATGATGTTATGAGCAGATAGCTTAGCTGATAGCCCTTGGTACATGAGATAGGCTACTCGGTGGAGAGCCACTGAAGTTTTTCCGCTTCCGGCCACCCCCTGCACCATCATGAGATCATTTTCCATATCTCGAATGATAAGATCTTGATCTTTCTGTATGGTTTCAACGATTGCTTTCATTTTAGTGGAGGCATTTTGAGAGAGAAGCCTTCTTAGGAATTCATCCATGATCTGTACATCCGCATCAAAAAAATAGTCCAATGTCCCTCGATGAATTTCAAATTGTCGTTTCAGATGGACTTTTCCTGAAATCCTGCCCTTGGGGGCATCATAGAACGCTTCTCCAATCCCAAAGCGATAAAAAACACTGGCTAACGGCGACCGCCAATCGTACACATAGATGGTGACATCTTTTTCATCGATAAGGGAAGCCCTTCCAATATAGATAGGCTCACTTTCCGTTTCCCCCTGAAACTGGAAATCAATTCGGGCAAAGTAAGGAGAATCCATCATTTTTTCCAGAGCCCGCATTTTGTTTTCATCCTGCTCCAACACAGATAATTGGCTGGACACAGCGCTTCCGTATTGATTTAAAGCGACTAATTCATAAAACCGATCCTTAGACCAAAGATTAGAGATGGAATGACTGGAGTTCTCCCACAGCTCCCTTTTGGCTTCCATAAAATCCGACTGCTGCTCCCCGTTCTTCTTCCGTATATCCTGCCATTGCTCTTCTGCAATGGCAATGACCTGATTTAGATGTTTGGTTTCCAAATCAAGCTCCACTTCATAAGTTTCCATACAATCCCTCCTGATGACTTATCATAAACCGAATTTATTTAATATAATTCTAGTATCTAATAAAAGTAACACTATTATCCTATACAAACAAGCCTTATATTTATTCGGTAAATATGATATAATAGAGGTAGCAAAAGAGAGATAGCTCTATCTTTTTATTTATATGATTCTCATCGCAGCCTTTCGTAGGTCTTTCTTCTTCATATCCTTATCAATAAGCAGCTTCCAGAGTTTTTTATAACTGACAGCCATTGTAAATCCTCCTAGGTCACGGGCAAGTTCTACTGAATCTGTAATACCTAGTTTGTTTTCAAGAGCCATAAATTTACTCTCCCTATCGACGGATAATATACAAAATTAATATATCAAAATTATCTCTTGAATACAAAATAAATAATACAGTTTCGTGTGTATATTTTCCTGAATCCATACTCGTGATAAATTGAAAAAGAAATTATTCAAAGAGTTCCTAATGAAGGTGTGTTCAGATAGGATTCTTATTTAAGCCCTTTCAGCTATTATAAGCGACTTTTTAAAGATTGTTCTGAAAACCAGTCTTACTATTGGCCCTGCGAAAAATAACTGCCAAAAAAGAGCCATTGGAAAGTTCATTGCAGAAGTTTGAAGCCATACAGCAATCAATTCAGAACCAGCATTTTTGAACAAAAGTGTTGCAATGAAACTCATGGCCGGACACATTAAACATACCGTCATAGAGGATATGGCCAACAGAATAAAAATAGGGCGGTCATTGGGCTTTACAAGCCGAAACGCAAGAAAGTGCGATACTTTTCCTACTACAAATATTTCTAATATAAATGCAATAGGCCCCATAATAATTAATTCGTGAAAAGCGGTCAAAAACACTTGATTAGTCAATCCTCCTGCACTCAATGAAATATTGTAGCAAATCATGGTATAGACCATAACAGCCACCATCATAATCGTAAAAACTATTCCTTGAAACTTTGTTTTAGGCATAAAAAAATCTCCTTTACATGATAATGAAACAACAAATATGTGTTGTTCGTTAATCATTCCGGAGAATGTGCGTTTCCAATTTAACCATATGACTGAGAAACCTACGTTCCAAGATTTTCCAGTTTTTTAATTTGGCGGAGATGGAGAGATTCGAACTCTCGCGCCGGTTACCCGACCTACCGCATTTCGAGTGCGGACCCTTCAACCACTTGGGTACATCTCCTGATTGTTCTATAAATTGCTCTCTTTGATAAGTTTACAACGAAAAAAATTATATCATAGAACTGAATTTAATGCAATAAAATTTCAGCGGCTTTTATAATCTCATCATTTGGGGTATAATAAGAATTGGAAATAACCACCTAAAAAGAAAAGGAGATTGAATACATGGATCCACGCGTAAAAAAATTATCAAATGTCTTAGTAGATTATTCCTGTGATGTGAAGCCGGGTGAAAAGGTCTTCATACACTATGAGGGAGAATGCACAAAACCCTTAGTAAAGCAACTGATTAAAGATATTTATGCAAAAGGCGGACTTCCTTACTTTGAGATCAGAGATGCCGAAGTAAACCGAGAAATTCTGCTCGGCTGCACAGAAGAGCAGATCAAGTTCATGGAAGCCTACCAGATGAAACAGATGGAGGGTATGGATGCTTATATTTCTGTCCGGGCCGGACTGAACACTTCGGAACTATCCGATGTACCTTCTGAAAAAATGAATATGTACAACCGTATTCTTCATCCCGTATTGGAACAAAGGGTGAACCATACCAAATGGGTCGTTCTCCGCTATCCAAACCATAGCATGGCACAATTAGCAACCACCAGCTTGGAAGCTTTTGAAGATTTCTATTTTGATGTGTGCACCTTAGACTATAAAAAAATGGCAGATGCAATGACTCCGCTGGTTGAACTGATGAATCGAACCGATAAGGTTCATATTGTCGGTCCCGGAACAGATCTGACCTTTTCCATTAAGGGAATCCCTGCTATCAAGTGCTCCGGGGAGAGAAATATACCGGACGGTGAAGTGTACACTGCTCCTGTAAAGGATTCTATGAATGGAATTATTTCGTACAACACCCCATCGGAAGAAATGGGCTTTACCTACGAAAACATCGTATTTGAAGTAAAAGACGGAAAGATTGTCAAGGCTACTTCAAACAGTGATAAAAAAATTAATGAAATACTCGATACGGATGAAGGAGCAAGATATTTCGGAGAATTTGCTCTCGGCGTAAATCCATACGTTCTCAATCCGATGAAGGATACTTTGTTTGATGAAAAAATAGCCGGTTCCTTCCACCTGACTCCGGGACAGTCTTATGAAGATGCTCCCAACGGAAACGGCTCTGCCGTACACTGGGATCTTGTCATGATTCAGCGTCCTGAATACGGCGGCGGAGAAATCTATTTTGATGATGTGCTGATTCGAAAAGACGGCTTGTTTGTTCTTCCTGAGCTTCAGTGCTTAAATCCCGACGCACTAAAATAACAAAAATAAAGTGACCCCAATACATTAGATTTCACTTCTAACTTATTGGGGTCCTTTTAAAAATTACTGAATTTAAAGGTTTATTTTTGACATGTTGCAAGCAGCTGTTCCCACTGGTCATCCACATACTGCTGTGCTTCTTCTATCATCCATTCATTGCCTTTGGCAAACATATGTTTAAATCGTCCCTGCTTCTTTAAAAATTCTTCCACCGGGATTTTTTTCTTTGGTTCATAGGTAAGCTTCCACGTGCCCTCTTCTATCTCATATAAGGGCCATACGCAGGTATCCACTGCCAGCCTGCAGATTTCTGCCAAATCTTCCATATTATATCGCCAGCCTCTCGGACATGGGGATAAAATGTTAAGAAAGCAAGGGCCTTCCGTATAAATAGCCTTGTGGGCTTTCTCGTGAAGATCCTTAAAGTTTCCAATAAAAGTAGTCTGGGCGGCATAGGGAATATGGTGAGCAGCAACGATTTCCGTAAGATTTTTTTTATTTTGAACTTTACCATAGGAACGTGTTCCTACCGGGGTAGTCGTCGCATCTGCAAATCTCGGAGTTGCAGATGAGCGCTGAATGCCGGTATTCATATAGGCTTCATTGTCATAACAGACATAGACCATGTCGTGACCGCGTTCCATGGCACCTGACAAGGATTGCAGCCCTATGTCATAGGTTCCTCCATCCCCACCAAAGGTAATAAATTTAAAATTTTCGTTGATCTTGCCCCGTTTTTTTAATACGCGGTAAGCGGTTTCCACCCCTCCGCAGGTTGCTGCCGCATTTTCAAAGGCACTATGAATATAGCTGTCTTCATATGCGGTATAAGGATATAAATAGGTCGAGACCTCCAGACAACTGGTGGCATTTGTTACTACAGCTCTGTCTTCCGGTTCCAAGGCTCTCAGCACACCTCTGACGGCGACAGAAGCCCCGCAGCCCGCACATAATCTGTGGCCTCCCGCAAGCCTTTCAGGCTTTTCCATTTCCTTTTTAAAATTATAGGCCATTGCTCTGCCACCTCCAGTTATTGTTCTCCAGTTGATATGTTTTATACGTTACAGCCTTCTGGGTTTCATCTGCTTCTCTTTGCCCGATGTGTCTGTATACTTCGCCGGTTTCTCCGGATTCTGCTATCTGAGACAGCTCCGCATATATGGAATCGAAATCCTCTACTGTAATGTCTCTGCCTCCCAGCCCGTACACATAATTTATCATTTTAGGCCGTTCCGACAGATCGTAAAGGGCAGATCGGGTTTCCGCAAACAACGGGCCTCCTGCCGCTGAAAAGCTTTCCGCTTTATCCATTACGGCCACTGCCTTAACGTGAGCTAAGGCTTCCGCCAGTTCTTCCATGGGGAAAGGTCTGAAAACGCGGATTTTAATTAACCCTGCCTTTTTCCCCTGCTGTCTCAGCAGATCGACTGCTGCCTTGCCGGTCCCTGCGCTGGAACCGATTATAACCACAGCTGTTTCCGCATCTTCCATCATAAATTCTTCAAAGAATCCATACTTTCGCCCCGTTAGCTTTTCAAAATCTTCGGCTACTTCCAAAATAACTTTCTTTGCCTGTTTCATAGCCTCTGCCTGCTGCTTCTTAAACTCCATATAATATGCGGAGATTCCGTAAGGTCCTACAGCCAAAGGATTTTCTTTTTTCAGCAGATAATTTTCAGGTTCATATTCTCCTACAAACTCTTGGACCTTTTCATCCTCGATCAATTCCATATTTTCTACCGCATGACTGGTAATAAAGCCATCCTGACAGACCATGACGGGCAGCCGCACGGACTTATTCTCGCCTATAGGCATGGCCTGAATAAAATTGTCGTACGCCTCTTGATTTGTTTCCGAATAAATCTGAATCCACCCCGAATCTCGTGCTCCCATGGAGTCGGAATGATCATTGTTAATGTTTATAGGACCGGTCAAGGCTCTGTTTACAAGAGCCATAGTCACCGGAAGCCTGAAAGAAGACGCCACATATAAAAGCTCCCACATCAATGCCATACCACAGGAAGAGGTCGCTGTAATCGCTCTGGCGCCCGCAGCCTCTGCCGCAATACAGGTAGACATCGCACTGTGCTCCGACTCTACTGCTACGAACTCGGTATCTACCAGTCCATTTGCCACATAGGAGGAAAAATATTGAGGGATTTCTGTGGAAGGAGTAATCGGAAATGCTCCCATCACATCGGGATTGATCTGCCTCATGGCTGTTGCCACTGCTTCATTCCCGGATAATCTGTCTTTGATAGCCATTACTTTTCCTCCCTTTTAAATTGAATTGCACCAAAGGGACATACCTTATAGCATATACCGCATCCCTTGCAGTGCATAAAATCAAATTCACCTCTTTTACCATCCTGAACCGGTATAGAGCTGTCCGGACAAAATGGTACGCAAAGCAAACATTGTTTGCACTTATCCTTTAAAAAGACCGGGGTCATCGTTCGCCAGTCTCCCGTATTGACCAGTTTAGAGGTAGCGGGTTCATAGATCTCCGCCCCCGGCGTCAGTTCCTGCCAAGGTGTATGTTCGTTTATTTCTGCTGCTTTCTTCATTATCCTACCTTGACCTCCTCCATAGACTTTTTGAGGGCCTCCATGTTTCCGGATATTACCTGAGGCTTCGCGGCGAACTTATGCCTCAAGGAGCTTTCCATATCTCGTATAAACTGTTCCTGTTCCACCACCTTGCTGATTTTTACGGCGGCTGCCAGCATAGGGGTATTCGGCATATTCCTTCCTATAGTTTCTTCCGAAATTCTTCTCGCATCTATAGAGCAGACTTTTCCTTTAAAGCCTCCCAGCATGCGCCGCAGTTCCGCCGGCTCTTTTTCACTGTTTACAATGATAGCCCCATCCTCTTTCAGCCCGCTTGTTACATCTACGCTTCCAAGCAGGGTTTCATCTACTACGATTACATAATCGGGGGTATAAATGTTGGAGTGAACCGTGCATCGTTTGTCAGTAATTCGATTGTATGCGGTAATGGGTGCTCCCATTCTCTCCGGGCCGTATTCCGGGAATCCCTGTACATGTTTTCCTGAACTGAA
This region of Aminipila luticellarii genomic DNA includes:
- a CDS encoding BlaI/MecI/CopY family transcriptional regulator — encoded protein: MKHLPAAQLEVMLAVWEADEPITRNEIQRKLPDSQWKITTLNTLLNRLTQNGFLNFGHRGKEYVYSPLVTKDEYVAFEGKSILKNLYDNSIKKFVASVCNSSDLTEQEISSLQTLLSKLKEGDTCD
- a CDS encoding phosphopantetheine-binding protein — its product is MIFGKVARILADILDLDFELEEEQITLDMALTPEFDMEKIQMVKLVMECEKKFKISIQDEKVHTFHTLGEFVKYIENAVSENEGNIAESSEEERMWWHYS
- a CDS encoding HelD family protein; amino-acid sequence: METYEVELDLETKHLNQVIAIAEEQWQDIRKKNGEQQSDFMEAKRELWENSSHSISNLWSKDRFYELVALNQYGSAVSSQLSVLEQDENKMRALEKMMDSPYFARIDFQFQGETESEPIYIGRASLIDEKDVTIYVYDWRSPLASVFYRFGIGEAFYDAPKGRISGKVHLKRQFEIHRGTLDYFFDADVQIMDEFLRRLLSQNASTKMKAIVETIQKDQDLIIRDMENDLMMVQGVAGSGKTSVALHRVAYLMYQGLSAKLSAHNIIIISPNSLFEQYISNVLPELGEDHVESVNFDDVLQTILPSLLIQKRHQLLEGLLTCDDPDKFRLMKKSVAFKASPEFKEILERFIEDIPRKWLEFSDIDYDGTCIASRDLLKMTVLQQKKAMPLGLRLQRLEESIFKDIQKMRKARMKKLKEFVRTYPQHVYEVEEFARLLSIDESTELAHRIQQFTKLDVYAYYKKLFSNLNYFCRLAEGISLPEDMDLIFKNTQENLKGDQIPLEDGLALAFLQLRLYGFQYGKFIKQVVVDEAQDYYPLHFELLQMLFPQARYTILGDIYQTIEKPEAMDFFDEINKILDKKRSVLITMNKSFRCTNEILDFSKRFLQKESEIQSFSRSGRVPEIYEARNQEGLDELLIKEIQLCREENYQSVGLLCKTERDAMAVYQRLKDRLEIRCINSDAIADIRGVCILPLYMAKGLEFDAVLLCDTDGEHYTTEADQQLLYIGCTRALHRLNLFYTGQKSPLLG
- a CDS encoding DUF2798 domain-containing protein; its protein translation is MPKTKFQGIVFTIMMVAVMVYTMICYNISLSAGGLTNQVFLTAFHELIIMGPIAFILEIFVVGKVSHFLAFRLVKPNDRPIFILLAISSMTVCLMCPAMSFIATLLFKNAGSELIAVWLQTSAMNFPMALFWQLFFAGPIVRLVFRTIFKKSLIIAERA
- a CDS encoding aminopeptidase, which translates into the protein MDPRVKKLSNVLVDYSCDVKPGEKVFIHYEGECTKPLVKQLIKDIYAKGGLPYFEIRDAEVNREILLGCTEEQIKFMEAYQMKQMEGMDAYISVRAGLNTSELSDVPSEKMNMYNRILHPVLEQRVNHTKWVVLRYPNHSMAQLATTSLEAFEDFYFDVCTLDYKKMADAMTPLVELMNRTDKVHIVGPGTDLTFSIKGIPAIKCSGERNIPDGEVYTAPVKDSMNGIISYNTPSEEMGFTYENIVFEVKDGKIVKATSNSDKKINEILDTDEGARYFGEFALGVNPYVLNPMKDTLFDEKIAGSFHLTPGQSYEDAPNGNGSAVHWDLVMIQRPEYGGGEIYFDDVLIRKDGLFVLPELQCLNPDALK
- a CDS encoding thiamine pyrophosphate-dependent enzyme; amino-acid sequence: MAYNFKKEMEKPERLAGGHRLCAGCGASVAVRGVLRALEPEDRAVVTNATSCLEVSTYLYPYTAYEDSYIHSAFENAAATCGGVETAYRVLKKRGKINENFKFITFGGDGGTYDIGLQSLSGAMERGHDMVYVCYDNEAYMNTGIQRSSATPRFADATTTPVGTRSYGKVQNKKNLTEIVAAHHIPYAAQTTFIGNFKDLHEKAHKAIYTEGPCFLNILSPCPRGWRYNMEDLAEICRLAVDTCVWPLYEIEEGTWKLTYEPKKKIPVEEFLKKQGRFKHMFAKGNEWMIEEAQQYVDDQWEQLLATCQK
- a CDS encoding pyruvate ferredoxin oxidoreductase, producing the protein MAIKDRLSGNEAVATAMRQINPDVMGAFPITPSTEIPQYFSSYVANGLVDTEFVAVESEHSAMSTCIAAEAAGARAITATSSCGMALMWELLYVASSFRLPVTMALVNRALTGPININNDHSDSMGARDSGWIQIYSETNQEAYDNFIQAMPIGENKSVRLPVMVCQDGFITSHAVENMELIEDEKVQEFVGEYEPENYLLKKENPLAVGPYGISAYYMEFKKQQAEAMKQAKKVILEVAEDFEKLTGRKYGFFEEFMMEDAETAVVIIGSSAGTGKAAVDLLRQQGKKAGLIKIRVFRPFPMEELAEALAHVKAVAVMDKAESFSAAGGPLFAETRSALYDLSERPKMINYVYGLGGRDITVEDFDSIYAELSQIAESGETGEVYRHIGQREADETQKAVTYKTYQLENNNWRWQSNGL
- a CDS encoding 4Fe-4S binding protein → MKKAAEINEHTPWQELTPGAEIYEPATSKLVNTGDWRTMTPVFLKDKCKQCLLCVPFCPDSSIPVQDGKRGEFDFMHCKGCGICYKVCPFGAIQFKREEK
- a CDS encoding 2-oxoacid:acceptor oxidoreductase family protein, with amino-acid sequence MEKNTVEIRWHGRGGQGAKTACLLLADVAFSSGKHVQGFPEYGPERMGAPITAYNRITDKRCTVHSNIYTPDYVIVVDETLLGSVDVTSGLKEDGAIIVNSEKEPAELRRMLGGFKGKVCSIDARRISEETIGRNMPNTPMLAAAVKISKVVEQEQFIRDMESSLRHKFAAKPQVISGNMEALKKSMEEVKVG